In the Micromonospora narathiwatensis genome, one interval contains:
- a CDS encoding ABC transporter ATP-binding protein, producing MAGGGMGGWSMLRSMRNQDEVATHQLNRGTAKRIVAFARPYRRDIIIFLITVVIAAVVGVATPLLAGDVIDAIAKGGPDARSTVVRLALVIAALAVADALFSLAQRWYSARIGEGIILDLRTRVYDHVQRMPLQFFTRTQTGALVSRLNNDVLGAQRAFTSTLSGVVSNVIQLVLTAGAMLLLSWQITVLALVLLPIFIIPARRVGRRLAEITRESYNLDAKMNATMTERFGVAGALLVKLFGSPEVEAARFAGRAERVRDIGIQSAMYSRTFFVAMLLVASLAQALTYGLGGWLAVTGAVSAGTVVKLALLLTRLYGPLTALSNVRVDVMSALVSFDRVFEVLDLRPGIEEKPDAVPVPRASGRVEFRDVRFRYPSAAEVSLASLEEVAALDRTVNEPVLKGVSFGVEPGQMVALVGPSGAGKSTLSMLISRIYDVSDGQVLVGGVDVRDATLASLRDEIGVVTQDSHLFHETIRENLRYAKPDATDDEIWAALAGAQVADLVRSLPDGLDTTVGERGYRFSGGEKQRIAIARLLLKAPSIVILDEATAHLDSESEAAVQRALSVALTGRTALVIAHRLSTVRDADQILVLDEGRIVERGRHEELVAVGGLYAELYRTQFAVADSPTPYAEPAPPQPVVSTVPLGTYVAQEPVPPAAAN from the coding sequence ATGGCCGGTGGCGGCATGGGCGGCTGGAGCATGCTCCGGTCGATGCGCAACCAGGACGAGGTCGCCACGCACCAGCTCAATCGCGGCACCGCCAAGCGGATCGTCGCGTTCGCCCGGCCCTACCGGCGCGACATCATCATCTTCCTGATCACCGTGGTGATCGCCGCGGTGGTCGGGGTGGCCACGCCGCTGCTCGCCGGTGACGTCATCGACGCGATCGCCAAGGGCGGCCCCGACGCGCGCTCGACGGTGGTCCGGCTCGCCCTGGTCATCGCCGCGCTGGCCGTCGCCGACGCGCTCTTCTCGCTGGCCCAGCGGTGGTACTCGGCCCGGATCGGGGAGGGCATCATCCTCGACCTGCGGACCCGGGTCTACGACCACGTCCAGCGGATGCCGTTGCAGTTCTTCACCCGGACCCAGACCGGCGCACTGGTCAGCCGGCTCAACAACGACGTGCTCGGCGCCCAACGGGCGTTCACCTCGACCCTGTCCGGGGTGGTCAGCAACGTCATCCAGCTCGTGCTCACCGCCGGGGCGATGCTCCTGCTGTCCTGGCAGATCACCGTGCTGGCGCTGGTGCTGCTGCCGATCTTCATCATCCCGGCCCGCCGGGTCGGCCGTCGGCTCGCCGAGATCACCCGCGAGTCCTACAACCTCGACGCGAAGATGAACGCGACGATGACCGAGCGGTTCGGCGTCGCCGGCGCGCTGCTGGTCAAGCTCTTCGGCTCGCCCGAGGTGGAGGCGGCCCGGTTCGCCGGCCGGGCCGAGCGGGTCCGCGACATCGGCATCCAGTCCGCCATGTACTCGCGCACGTTCTTCGTGGCGATGCTGCTGGTCGCCTCCCTCGCCCAGGCCCTGACGTACGGGCTGGGCGGGTGGCTCGCCGTCACCGGCGCGGTCAGCGCGGGCACCGTGGTCAAGCTCGCGCTGCTGCTCACCCGCCTGTACGGCCCGCTCACCGCGCTGTCCAACGTCCGGGTCGACGTGATGAGCGCGCTGGTCTCCTTCGACCGGGTCTTCGAGGTGCTCGACCTGCGTCCGGGCATCGAGGAGAAGCCCGACGCGGTTCCGGTGCCCCGGGCCAGTGGCCGGGTCGAGTTCCGTGACGTGCGGTTCCGCTACCCGAGCGCCGCCGAGGTGTCGCTGGCCTCACTGGAGGAGGTCGCCGCGCTCGACCGTACGGTGAACGAGCCGGTGCTCAAGGGCGTCTCGTTCGGCGTCGAGCCCGGGCAGATGGTGGCCCTGGTCGGTCCCTCCGGCGCCGGCAAGTCGACGCTGTCCATGCTGATCTCCCGGATCTACGACGTCAGCGACGGCCAGGTGCTGGTCGGTGGTGTCGACGTGCGGGACGCCACCCTGGCCTCGCTGCGCGACGAGATCGGCGTGGTCACCCAGGACTCCCACCTGTTCCACGAGACCATCCGGGAGAACCTGCGCTACGCCAAGCCGGACGCCACCGACGACGAGATCTGGGCGGCTTTGGCCGGCGCGCAGGTGGCCGACCTGGTCCGGTCCCTGCCCGACGGGCTGGACACCACGGTCGGTGAGCGCGGCTACCGCTTCTCCGGCGGCGAGAAGCAGCGCATCGCCATCGCCAGGCTGCTGCTCAAGGCCCCGTCGATCGTGATCCTCGACGAGGCGACCGCACACCTGGACTCGGAGAGCGAGGCGGCGGTGCAGCGGGCGCTCTCCGTGGCGCTGACCGGGCGTACCGCGCTGGTGATCGCGCACCGGCTCTCCACCGTCCGGGACGCCGACCAGATCCTCGTCCTCGACGAGGGCCGGATCGTCGAGCGCGGCCGGCACGAGGAACTGGTTGCCGTCGGCGGCCTCTACGCCGAGTTGTACCGCACCCAGTTCGCGGTGGCCGACTCGCCGACCCCGTACGCCGAGCCGGCGCCGCCACAGCCGGTGGTCAGCACCGTGCCGCTGGGCACCTACGTGGCGCAGGAGCCGGTGCCGCCGGCCGCGGCCAACTAG
- a CDS encoding enoyl-CoA hydratase/isomerase family protein: MTTATTGVRLDCDGPVATVTLCRPDVLNAQTPAMWRAMSDFSRDLPGDVRVVVVRGEGRAFSAGLDLSVAGASGPGSFAELATLPEQECADRIAEYQGGFTWLHRPDVISVAAVQGHAIGAGFQLALACDLRVLAEDARLSMAEVTLGLVPDLAGTKRLVELVGYSRALEICATGRRMDAAEADRIGLATLVVPNAELDAAVRDLTAGLLANNRDAVVEIKALLAGAAGRTHAQQQRAEREAQTRRLRDLAGRGE, from the coding sequence GTGACCACCGCAACGACCGGAGTACGACTCGACTGCGACGGGCCGGTCGCGACAGTGACGTTGTGCCGGCCCGACGTGCTCAACGCGCAGACCCCGGCGATGTGGCGCGCGATGAGCGATTTCTCCCGGGATCTGCCTGGCGACGTCCGGGTCGTCGTGGTGCGCGGCGAGGGGCGGGCCTTCTCCGCCGGCCTCGACCTGTCCGTGGCCGGCGCGTCCGGCCCGGGCTCGTTCGCCGAACTCGCCACCCTGCCCGAGCAGGAGTGCGCCGACCGGATCGCCGAGTACCAGGGCGGCTTCACCTGGCTGCACCGCCCGGACGTGATCTCCGTGGCCGCCGTGCAGGGGCACGCGATCGGTGCCGGGTTCCAGCTCGCCCTCGCCTGTGACCTGCGGGTGCTCGCCGAGGACGCGCGGCTCTCCATGGCCGAGGTGACCCTCGGCCTGGTCCCCGACCTCGCCGGCACCAAGCGTCTCGTCGAGCTGGTCGGCTATTCCCGCGCGCTGGAGATCTGCGCCACCGGCCGCCGGATGGACGCCGCCGAGGCGGACCGGATCGGGCTGGCCACGCTCGTCGTGCCGAACGCGGAACTGGACGCCGCGGTACGGGACCTGACCGCCGGCCTGCTGGCCAACAACCGCGACGCGGTCGTGGAGATCAAGGCGCTGCTCGCCGGCGCGGCCGGGCGTACCCACGCGCAGCAGCAGCGGGCCGAGCGCGAGGCGCAGACCCGGCGGCTGCGCGATCTGGCCGGGCGCGGAGAATAG
- a CDS encoding helix-turn-helix domain-containing protein codes for MAATGTATSTEKGRRIVGAERQTLAKDLVKRYTSGESIRALAASTGRSYGFIHRVLTESGVQLRQRGGARRRKKA; via the coding sequence ATGGCAGCCACCGGCACAGCCACCAGCACTGAGAAGGGTCGCCGGATCGTCGGAGCCGAGCGTCAGACGCTCGCCAAGGACCTGGTAAAGCGGTACACCTCGGGTGAGAGCATCCGTGCGCTCGCGGCCTCGACCGGCCGGTCCTACGGATTCATCCACCGGGTGCTCACCGAGTCCGGGGTGCAGCTGCGGCAGCGCGGCGGTGCCCGGCGCCGCAAGAAGGCGTGA
- a CDS encoding ABC-F family ATP-binding cassette domain-containing protein — protein MITATGLELRAGSRILLSDTTLRVQPGDRIGLVGRNGAGKTTTLKVLAGEGQPYAGQLDRRSAIGYLPQDPRTGDLDVTGRDRVLSARGLDVLMAQMKELEAKLAEGAEDERLVRRYGALEDQFASLGGYAAEAEAARICANLGLPDRALAQTIGTLSGGQRRRIELARILFRDAGENGGGILLLDEPTNHLDADSITWLRGFLANHKGGLIVISHDASLLEAVVNKVWFLDATRSVVDVYNLGWKAYLEARETDERRRRRERANAEKKAGALMAQADKMRAKATKTVAAQNMARRAEKMLAGLEEVRVADRVAKVRFPTPAACGKTPLTAAGLSKSYGSLEIFTDVSVAVDRGSRVAILGLNGAGKTTLLRMLGGLLEPDTGEVRPGHGLRLGYYAQEHETLDVDRTILDHMRSAAPEQTDTDLRKILGAFLFSGEDVDKPAGVLSGGEKTRLALATLVCSGANVLLLDEPTNNLDPVSREQVLDAIARYPGAIVLVTHDPGAVTALKPDRAILLPDGDEDAWSDDLLELVELA, from the coding sequence ATGATCACTGCCACCGGCCTGGAGCTGCGCGCCGGTTCCCGGATCCTGCTGTCCGACACCACGCTGCGGGTGCAGCCGGGTGACCGGATCGGCCTGGTCGGCCGCAACGGCGCCGGCAAGACCACCACGCTCAAGGTGCTCGCTGGGGAGGGACAGCCGTACGCCGGGCAGCTCGACCGGCGCAGCGCGATCGGCTACCTGCCGCAGGATCCACGTACCGGCGATCTCGACGTCACCGGGCGGGACCGGGTGCTCTCCGCCCGTGGCCTGGACGTGCTGATGGCGCAGATGAAGGAGCTGGAGGCCAAGCTCGCCGAGGGCGCCGAGGACGAGCGCCTGGTCCGCCGCTACGGCGCGCTGGAGGACCAGTTCGCCTCCCTCGGCGGGTACGCGGCCGAGGCCGAGGCGGCCCGGATCTGTGCCAACCTCGGCCTGCCCGACCGGGCCCTGGCCCAGACCATCGGCACCCTCTCCGGCGGCCAGCGCCGGCGTATCGAGCTGGCCCGGATCCTGTTCCGCGACGCCGGCGAGAACGGCGGCGGCATCCTGCTGCTCGACGAGCCGACCAACCACCTGGACGCCGACTCGATCACCTGGCTGCGCGGGTTCCTCGCCAACCACAAGGGCGGCCTGATCGTGATCTCCCACGACGCGTCGCTGCTGGAGGCGGTGGTCAACAAGGTCTGGTTCCTCGACGCCACCCGCTCCGTGGTCGACGTCTACAACCTGGGCTGGAAGGCGTACCTGGAGGCGCGGGAGACCGACGAGCGGCGCCGCCGCCGGGAGCGGGCCAACGCCGAGAAGAAGGCCGGCGCGCTGATGGCCCAGGCGGACAAGATGCGGGCCAAGGCCACCAAGACCGTCGCCGCGCAGAACATGGCCCGCCGGGCCGAGAAGATGCTGGCCGGCCTGGAGGAGGTCCGCGTCGCCGACAGGGTGGCGAAGGTGCGCTTCCCCACCCCGGCGGCGTGCGGCAAGACCCCGCTCACCGCCGCCGGCCTGTCCAAGTCGTACGGGTCGCTGGAGATCTTCACCGATGTCAGCGTGGCGGTGGACCGGGGCTCCCGGGTGGCCATCCTCGGCCTCAACGGCGCCGGCAAGACCACCCTGCTGCGGATGCTCGGCGGCCTGCTCGAACCGGACACCGGCGAGGTGCGCCCCGGGCACGGCCTGCGGCTCGGCTACTACGCCCAGGAGCACGAGACCCTGGACGTGGACCGGACCATCCTGGACCACATGCGCAGCGCCGCGCCGGAGCAGACCGACACCGACCTGCGCAAGATCCTCGGCGCGTTCCTGTTCTCCGGGGAGGACGTCGACAAGCCGGCCGGGGTGCTCTCCGGTGGCGAGAAGACCCGGCTGGCCCTGGCCACGCTGGTCTGCTCCGGGGCGAACGTGCTGCTGCTCGACGAGCCGACGAACAACCTCGACCCGGTCAGCCGGGAGCAGGTGCTCGACGCGATCGCGCGTTACCCGGGGGCGATCGTGCTGGTCACCCACGACCCGGGCGCGGTGACGGCGCTCAAGCCCGATCGGGCCATCCTGCTGCCCGACGGCGACGAGGATGCCTGGAGTGACGACCTGCTCGAACTCGTCGAACTCGCCTGA
- the ypfJ gene encoding KPN_02809 family neutral zinc metallopeptidase yields the protein MELNENAEIDTSEVDDRRGSGGGGGLGIPIPIGGGRGGIIGIVIAVLVALAGGGFGLNALSGGGSDQGDNTSLKQKCAAPDALQQLDCRNTLYVNSIQAYWRTALPEVFGQQYQPAKTVFFSQAVRTGCGAADSGVGPFYCPADHQVYIDLTFYRLLADQLGAKGEFAQPYVLAHEYGHHVQSLLGTEAQMRRQQQRDPANANALSVRLELQADCYAGAWARSATGTSDKRGQKIFKSITEQDVQQAIDTAEKIGDDAIQRRAGRPVNPNEFTHGTSADRKQWFTQGYSTGDPKSCNTFGGTR from the coding sequence ATGGAGCTGAACGAGAACGCGGAGATCGACACCAGCGAGGTGGATGATCGGCGAGGGTCCGGCGGAGGCGGCGGATTGGGCATCCCGATCCCGATCGGCGGTGGCCGGGGCGGGATCATCGGCATCGTGATCGCCGTCCTCGTCGCGCTCGCGGGCGGCGGCTTCGGCCTCAACGCCCTGAGCGGCGGCGGTTCCGACCAGGGCGACAACACCTCACTGAAGCAGAAGTGCGCGGCACCGGACGCGCTCCAGCAGCTCGATTGCCGCAACACCCTCTACGTCAACTCGATCCAGGCCTACTGGCGTACCGCGCTGCCGGAGGTCTTCGGCCAGCAGTACCAGCCCGCCAAGACCGTCTTCTTCAGCCAGGCCGTACGCACCGGCTGCGGCGCGGCCGACTCCGGCGTCGGGCCGTTCTACTGCCCGGCCGACCACCAGGTCTACATCGACCTCACCTTCTACCGGCTGCTCGCCGACCAGCTCGGCGCGAAGGGCGAGTTCGCCCAGCCGTACGTCCTGGCCCACGAGTACGGCCACCACGTGCAGAGCCTGCTCGGCACCGAGGCACAGATGCGCCGCCAGCAGCAGCGCGACCCGGCCAACGCCAACGCGCTCTCGGTACGGCTGGAACTCCAGGCCGACTGCTACGCGGGCGCCTGGGCGCGCAGCGCCACCGGCACCTCCGACAAGCGCGGCCAGAAGATCTTCAAGAGCATCACCGAGCAGGACGTCCAGCAGGCGATCGACACCGCCGAGAAGATCGGTGACGACGCGATCCAGCGGCGCGCCGGGCGGCCGGTCAACCCGAACGAGTTCACCCACGGCACCTCGGCGGACCGCAAGCAGTGGTTCACCCAGGGCTACTCCACCGGTGACCCGAAGTCCTGCAACACCTTCGGCGGCACCCGCTGA